From Psychromonas sp. psych-6C06, one genomic window encodes:
- a CDS encoding DASH family cryptochrome: protein MKKALHWFSNDLRLEDNSTLSALIEKADCIAFVYVIDPRDFKPNNYHHQPIGKHRWRLISDSLRQLDKQLQNKGHQLTILHGHPEMLITKLVTSHHIDLLGYNKPVGLHERQRWQTVQQAVAYTECISESDNTLFTEAQLSLEEKHFTSFSQFRKRVEKMAIEPFLARPLTTLPACLELAENETTSIAWQALSPISDNGHIFSGGELTAKAHLKQYFSGALPSSYKQTRNALSGWHNSTKMSHFLALGNLSARQIWQQLKHYEKQIQKNDSTYWIGFELLWREYFQYLALKLKAQLFAFKGNASTAPMTSFFAERFQKWCQGNTPFALVNACMHELNATGYISNRGRQIVASCLVNELGIDWRFGAAYFQQQLVDYDVATNWGNWQYIAGVGADPRGGRHFNIEKQTAQFDPHKAFITQWQGEVRQSELDSIDITDWPI from the coding sequence ATGAAAAAAGCACTGCATTGGTTTAGTAACGATCTCCGGCTAGAAGATAACAGTACTTTAAGTGCACTCATTGAAAAGGCGGACTGCATTGCTTTTGTCTACGTTATCGACCCGCGTGATTTTAAACCTAATAACTATCATCATCAGCCTATAGGCAAGCATCGTTGGCGTTTAATAAGTGATTCACTCAGACAACTTGATAAGCAGTTACAAAACAAGGGGCATCAACTAACGATTTTACACGGTCATCCGGAAATGCTGATCACTAAACTCGTTACATCGCACCATATTGATTTATTAGGGTACAACAAACCCGTTGGATTACATGAAAGGCAGCGTTGGCAAACTGTTCAACAGGCTGTTGCTTACACTGAATGTATTTCTGAGTCGGATAATACCCTTTTTACAGAAGCTCAGTTAAGTTTAGAAGAAAAGCATTTTACCTCGTTCAGTCAATTTAGAAAAAGGGTAGAAAAGATGGCTATCGAGCCTTTTTTAGCGCGTCCATTGACGACCCTTCCTGCTTGCCTTGAGTTAGCAGAAAATGAGACAACTTCTATCGCTTGGCAGGCCTTAAGCCCCATTTCAGATAATGGTCATATTTTTTCAGGCGGAGAGCTAACTGCTAAAGCCCATCTCAAGCAATATTTTTCAGGCGCATTACCCAGTTCTTATAAGCAAACACGTAATGCGCTGTCAGGGTGGCATAACTCTACTAAAATGAGCCACTTTCTAGCGCTTGGCAATTTATCTGCACGTCAAATTTGGCAACAGCTTAAACACTACGAAAAGCAAATACAAAAAAATGATTCAACCTATTGGATAGGCTTTGAATTGCTTTGGCGTGAGTACTTTCAATATTTAGCGTTAAAGCTAAAGGCACAACTATTTGCTTTTAAAGGCAATGCTTCAACGGCACCGATGACTAGCTTTTTTGCAGAGCGCTTTCAGAAGTGGTGTCAAGGCAATACTCCCTTTGCGTTGGTTAATGCCTGCATGCACGAACTTAATGCAACTGGGTATATTTCAAATCGAGGAAGACAAATCGTTGCTAGTTGTTTAGTTAATGAATTAGGTATTGATTGGCGATTTGGGGCTGCTTATTTCCAGCAACAATTAGTTGATTATGATGTCGCTACTAATTGGGGGAACTGGCAATACATTGCTGGGGTAGGCGCAGATCCGCGAGGTGGCAGGCACTTTAATATCGAAAAGCAAACTGCACAGTTTGACCCTCACAAAGCGTTTATAACGCAATGGCAAGGTGAAGTGAGGCAAAGTGAACTCGATAGCATTGATATAACTGACTGGCCAATATAA
- a CDS encoding DUF2256 domain-containing protein, whose translation MNNKVLPEKICCVCLRPFTWRKKWAKEWANVKYCSKRCRGNRGRLKSNTIDNH comes from the coding sequence ATGAATAATAAAGTGCTACCTGAAAAAATATGTTGCGTCTGCCTAAGGCCTTTCACATGGCGTAAAAAATGGGCAAAAGAGTGGGCCAACGTCAAGTATTGTTCAAAACGTTGCCGTGGTAACCGAGGCAGGCTGAAGTCAAATACAATAGACAACCATTAA
- a CDS encoding aggregation factor core translates to MSNILLSVALLVMLCSSQYAYADIEVKFLEGAPKDKFVFKNTSECNLQNIVLKVDLSNSQGGLIFDTTATGQGVEVFQPFEVTEGELALTSSGKVKDGAKHLSLNVKSINAKQSVSFTIDVDDTLDRSELGNIRVSGNEITNAAVDINFDSEESATAVFNKQGKALLLMPQCTV, encoded by the coding sequence ATGTCGAATATCTTATTGTCAGTAGCGTTACTCGTTATGTTGTGCAGCAGCCAATATGCCTATGCTGATATAGAAGTGAAGTTTTTGGAAGGTGCACCAAAAGATAAATTTGTGTTTAAAAATACCAGCGAATGTAATTTACAAAATATTGTTTTGAAAGTGGATCTTTCTAACAGTCAAGGTGGTTTGATATTTGATACAACGGCAACGGGTCAAGGTGTGGAAGTTTTTCAACCCTTTGAAGTCACAGAGGGAGAGTTAGCTTTAACATCTTCAGGAAAAGTGAAAGATGGTGCTAAACACTTATCATTGAATGTTAAATCAATTAATGCAAAGCAGTCAGTAAGTTTTACTATTGATGTTGACGATACTCTGGATAGAAGTGAATTAGGTAATATTAGAGTGTCCGGTAATGAAATAACCAATGCAGCAGTCGACATAAACTTTGACAGTGAAGAGTCAGCTACGGCTGTATTTAATAAACAAGGTAAAGCACTTTTATTGATGCCTCAATGTACTGTTTAA